The following coding sequences lie in one Phalacrocorax aristotelis chromosome 4, bGulAri2.1, whole genome shotgun sequence genomic window:
- the TIFA gene encoding TRAF-interacting protein with FHA domain-containing protein A, giving the protein MTSFEEAETEETVTCLHMTFYHPCQEKMMFRCLNFCKREQVRADEMAKFGRDSNVCRYNLMDTRVSRIQFSLQFYRKLNSSEFCFEIKNMSKKTKLTVDQTELGYLNKIDLPWKCIICFGDYQILAEVQEGESVDYFETHLHLAEAPILQERCLPSLQPIPENSISSSLFPSQEKSPIEIDENESC; this is encoded by the coding sequence ATGACCTCTTTTGAAGAAGctgaaactgaagaaacagtAACATGTCTCCACATGACTTTTTATCATCCTTGCCAAGAGAAGATGATGTTTCGTTGCTTGAATTTCTGTAAGCGAGAACAGGTCAGGGCAGATGAAATGGCCAAGTTTGGCCGTGATTCTAATGTCTGCCGTTATAACTTAATGGATACTCGTGTTTCTCGGATTCAGTTTTCActgcagttttacagaaaactgAACAGCTCAGAATTCTGTTTTGAGATAAAGAACAtgagcaagaaaacaaaactgactgTGGACCAAACAGAACTGGGTTACTTAAACAAAATTGACCTGCCATGGAAGTGCATAATTTGTTTTGGGGACTACCAGATTTTAGCAGAGGTTCAAGAAGGGGAGTCTGTGGATTATTTTGAGACTCACTTACACTTGGCTGAAGCACCAATCTTACAAGAAAGATGCCTGCCATCACTCCAACCTATACCTGAGAATagcatttcttcttccttatttCCTTCCCAAGAAAAAAGCCCCATAGAGATTGATGAAAACGAGTCATGCTAG
- the AP1AR gene encoding AP-1 complex-associated regulatory protein — translation MGNCWAQWCCGLFFRREAGRLQRGGGSKYFRTCTTGEHFTIEFENLVESDEGESPGSSHRPLTEEEIADLKDRHYDSIAEKQRAVDMKLQSELALQEEKLRIEEEALYAAQREAARAAKQKKLLEQCRQQRITQRAHAVNNGEYQSSVAEEDLDSFLRNTKFQYEAFRSSRLSSDATVLTPNTESSCDLMTKTKSTSGNDDSTSLDLEWEDEEGMNRMIPMRERSKTEEDILRAALKFNSKKPGSNPASASDDSNGLEWENDFVSAEMDDNGNSEYAGFVNPVLDLSASDVRISESDHQDR, via the exons ATGGGGAACTGCTGGGCGCAGTGGTGCTGCGGGCTCTTTTTCCGGAGGGAAGCCGGCCGGCTCCAGCGAGGCGGAGG ATCGAAGTATTTTAGAACATGCACAACAGGAGAACACTTCACTATAGAG ttcgAGAACCTTGTGGAAAGCGATGAG gggGAAAGCCCAGGAAGCAGTCACAG ACCTCTGACTGAGGAAGAGATTGCTGACTTGAAAGACAGACATTATGACTCCAttgctgaaaagcagagagCTGTTGATATGAAACTTCAGTCAGAG TTAGCCTTACAAGAGGAGAAGTTAAGAATAGAAGAAGAGGCTTTATATGCTGCACAACGTGAAGCAGCCagggcagcaaagcagaaaaagctcTTGGAG CAATGTAGACAGCAAAGAATAACACAGAGAGCGCATGCTGTTAATAATGGAGAGTATCAGAG CTCTGTGGCAGAGGAAGATCTTGATTCTTtcttaagaaatacaaaattccAGTATGAAGCTTTTCGAAGTAGTa gACTTTCATCTGATGCTACAGTACTGACACCCAACACGGAGAGCAGTTGTGACCTAATGACCAAAACAAAATCGACAAGTGGAAATGATGACAGCACCTCATTAGATTTAGAGTGGGAAGATGAAGAAG GCATGAACAGAATGATTCCAATGAGAGAACGCTCCAAAACAGAAGAAGACATACTCCGGGCGGCACTGAAATTTAATAGCAAGAAGCCGGGAAGTAACCCAGCTTCAGCCTCTGATGATTCTAATGGATTGGAGTGGGAGAATGACTTTGTTAGCGCTGAGATGGATGATAATGGCAATTCAGAATATGCCGGATTTGTAAATCCTGTATTAGATTTGTCTGCATCAGATGTAAGGATATCTGAATCTGATCATCAAGACAGATAG